Proteins from a single region of Pseudomonas sp. BSw22131:
- a CDS encoding TolC family outer membrane protein → MRAHFLTVIPFALTATLAHAESLPQAMQKAMDVHPEVQAGVNARIAQDYAVRAAKGGYLPRVDVTAGYGRAGSDTPSTRAINGNHDWQTLNRGESAVRLQQMLFDGFQTSNEVARQQATANSRGYSLLNTSERTGLMVAQVYLDVLTQREMVRLAEQNLKSHERIYDQIKLRTTRGVGRMADMDQADARLAQAQNNLMTEKTNLADAETNYLSAVGQVPDQLEAPQAYMTMMPATLQEARQQMLENSPVLRSAEADIAAAEKQYSSAQSSYYPRFDAELGRNADNNVGGDEGHNNGWEAMVRMRMNLYSGGSTKADLQSKSYLASQALDIRNNALRQLNEELGLAWNAYNNANAQIPIAQQYVDRTTSVRTSYQQQFGLGERTLLDLLDSENELFTASQRLVQLQNLKVYTQYRIKADMGVLLKSQGVMAPMASVVQNDTKPTVQLPGMN, encoded by the coding sequence ATGCGCGCGCACTTCCTTACCGTTATTCCTTTCGCCCTCACCGCCACCCTGGCCCATGCAGAAAGCCTGCCGCAGGCCATGCAGAAGGCGATGGACGTGCACCCCGAAGTTCAGGCCGGCGTTAATGCACGCATCGCTCAGGACTACGCCGTTCGTGCTGCCAAGGGCGGATACTTGCCGCGCGTAGACGTTACCGCAGGTTATGGTCGTGCCGGTTCCGATACCCCAAGCACCCGCGCCATCAATGGCAATCACGACTGGCAAACGCTCAATCGCGGCGAGTCGGCCGTGCGTTTGCAACAAATGCTTTTTGATGGTTTTCAAACCTCCAACGAAGTAGCGCGTCAACAAGCAACCGCTAATTCCCGTGGTTACTCTTTGCTTAATACTTCCGAACGCACCGGTTTGATGGTTGCTCAGGTTTATCTGGATGTTCTAACTCAGCGTGAAATGGTCCGCCTGGCCGAGCAAAACTTGAAAAGTCACGAGCGCATTTATGACCAGATCAAGTTGCGCACCACTCGCGGTGTAGGCCGAATGGCAGACATGGACCAGGCCGACGCGCGTCTGGCTCAGGCACAAAACAACCTGATGACCGAAAAGACGAATCTGGCGGACGCCGAGACCAACTACCTCAGCGCAGTCGGTCAGGTGCCTGATCAACTGGAAGCGCCACAGGCTTACATGACCATGATGCCGGCCACGCTTCAGGAAGCGCGTCAGCAAATGCTTGAGAACAGCCCGGTGCTGCGTTCCGCTGAAGCCGACATCGCTGCCGCTGAAAAGCAGTACAGCTCTGCTCAATCGTCCTACTACCCACGCTTTGATGCAGAGCTGGGCCGCAACGCCGACAACAACGTCGGCGGCGACGAAGGCCACAACAATGGCTGGGAAGCGATGGTTCGCATGCGCATGAACCTGTATTCGGGTGGCAGCACCAAGGCCGACTTGCAGTCCAAGTCTTATCTCGCCTCGCAAGCGCTGGACATCCGCAACAACGCACTGCGTCAGTTGAACGAAGAACTGGGCCTGGCCTGGAACGCCTACAACAACGCCAATGCGCAAATCCCTATCGCGCAGCAGTACGTTGATCGCACCACCAGCGTTCGCACTTCTTATCAGCAGCAATTCGGCCTTGGCGAGCGCACCTTGCTCGACTTGCTGGACAGCGAAAACGAGCTGTTCACCGCTTCCCAGCGTCTGGTTCAACTGCAGAACCTGAAGGTGTACACGCAGTACCGCATCAAGGCCGACATGGGCGTGCTGTTGAAAAGTCAGGGTGTGATGGCGCCGATGGCATCAGTTGTGCAGAACGATACGAAACCGACAGTTCAGTTGCCGGGAATGAACTGA
- a CDS encoding type I secretion system permease/ATPase translates to MDLELPSVQLGHDPRSQHDDPLLDGLLTLCALHHKPASRAMLTTGLPLPDQRLSADLLSRAAARAGLQGRLLQRKLDQIPSIALPALLMLKDGRSAVLLSWNDDNARLLLSESDGGEVEVAREVLAKDYGGKVFFAQPQHKFDVTKGSLIPRAKSWFKDTLKRSRWLYADAIAASFVINLIALAAPLFVMNVYDRVVPNQATATLWVLAAGICGAYVFDLLLKGLRSLCLDLAGKKTDLIISATLFERIVGMAMKVRPARVGSFAQNIHEFQGMRDFLTSLTLTSLIDLPFTLIILLVIALLGGHLVWIPIIAFPLALGIGHFLQKPLTATLERTMALGAERQSSLIETLAGLDAVKVNNAESERQYQWEQTIGTLSRLELRVKVLSGLAMNITLMIQQLAGVAMICFGVYQIIDGNLSMGGLVACYMLSGRALAPLAQLSGLLTRYQQAKVTMVSVDQMMELPQERNFDERPLSRQVLQGAMEFRGLDFTYPNQQTLALKGISLMIRPGEKIGIIGRSGSGKSSLAKLLVGLYQPDAGSLLVDGVDIRQIDVSELRHNIGYVAQDIQLLSGTLRDNLVSGARYVDDETVLQAAELAGVHEFARLHPQGYELQVGERGQNLSGGQRQNVALARALLLNPPILLLDEPTSAMDNTGEERLKQRLQAVIETKTMILVTHRASLLSLVDRLIVIDRGQILADGPKAAVMEALKKGQISVA, encoded by the coding sequence GTGGATTTGGAATTACCGTCGGTTCAACTGGGCCATGATCCCCGCAGCCAGCATGATGATCCGTTGCTGGACGGCTTGCTGACACTCTGCGCCCTGCACCATAAGCCCGCCAGTCGGGCAATGCTGACCACCGGTCTGCCATTGCCCGATCAGCGCTTGAGCGCCGATTTACTGTCACGTGCCGCGGCGCGCGCCGGTTTGCAGGGTCGTTTGCTGCAACGCAAGCTCGATCAGATCCCTTCCATTGCCTTGCCTGCGTTGTTGATGCTCAAGGACGGCCGCAGTGCCGTTCTGCTGAGCTGGAATGACGACAATGCGCGGCTGCTGCTGAGCGAGAGCGACGGCGGCGAAGTGGAGGTGGCCCGCGAGGTGCTGGCCAAAGATTACGGCGGCAAGGTTTTCTTCGCACAGCCGCAACACAAATTTGATGTGACCAAAGGCTCGCTGATCCCACGCGCGAAGTCCTGGTTCAAAGACACCCTCAAGCGCTCGCGCTGGCTGTATGCCGATGCGATCGCAGCAAGCTTTGTGATCAACCTGATCGCACTGGCTGCGCCACTTTTCGTCATGAACGTCTACGACCGCGTGGTTCCCAACCAGGCCACCGCCACGTTGTGGGTTTTGGCGGCGGGTATCTGTGGCGCCTACGTTTTTGACCTGCTGCTCAAGGGCCTGCGCAGTTTGTGCCTGGACCTGGCGGGCAAGAAAACCGACCTGATCATCTCCGCCACATTGTTCGAGCGGATCGTTGGCATGGCCATGAAAGTGCGTCCGGCCAGGGTCGGCAGCTTCGCCCAGAACATCCATGAGTTTCAGGGCATGCGCGACTTCTTGACGTCGCTGACCCTGACCAGCCTGATCGACCTGCCGTTCACCCTCATCATTCTGTTGGTGATCGCGCTGCTTGGTGGCCACCTCGTGTGGATCCCGATCATTGCGTTCCCGCTGGCGCTGGGTATCGGCCACTTCCTGCAAAAACCATTGACTGCCACGCTTGAGCGCACCATGGCGTTGGGTGCAGAGCGGCAGTCGAGCCTGATCGAAACCCTCGCAGGGCTTGATGCGGTAAAGGTCAATAACGCCGAGAGCGAACGTCAATATCAGTGGGAACAGACAATCGGCACGCTGAGCCGCCTCGAGTTACGCGTCAAAGTGTTGTCCGGTCTGGCCATGAACATCACGCTGATGATCCAGCAACTGGCTGGCGTCGCGATGATTTGCTTTGGCGTGTACCAGATCATCGACGGCAACTTGAGCATGGGCGGCCTGGTGGCGTGCTACATGCTGAGCGGTCGCGCACTGGCACCGTTGGCGCAGTTGTCCGGGCTGCTGACGCGCTATCAACAAGCCAAAGTGACGATGGTGTCGGTAGACCAGATGATGGAGCTGCCGCAGGAGCGCAACTTCGATGAACGCCCGCTCAGCCGCCAGGTTTTGCAGGGCGCCATGGAGTTTCGTGGGCTTGATTTCACCTATCCTAACCAGCAGACCCTGGCGCTCAAGGGCATCAGTCTGATGATTCGCCCTGGCGAGAAAATCGGCATCATTGGCCGTAGCGGCTCGGGCAAAAGCTCGCTGGCCAAACTGCTGGTCGGCCTGTATCAGCCAGACGCTGGCTCGTTGCTGGTGGATGGCGTGGATATCCGTCAGATCGACGTGAGCGAGTTGCGCCATAACATTGGTTACGTGGCGCAGGACATTCAGCTGTTGTCCGGCACCCTGCGCGACAATCTGGTGTCGGGCGCGCGTTACGTCGATGACGAAACGGTGCTGCAAGCCGCTGAGCTGGCCGGCGTGCATGAGTTCGCGCGTCTGCATCCACAGGGCTACGAGCTGCAAGTGGGCGAGCGTGGGCAAAACCTGTCGGGCGGTCAGCGGCAGAACGTTGCCCTGGCGCGGGCGCTGTTGCTCAACCCGCCTATTTTGCTGCTGGACGAACCCACCAGCGCGATGGACAACACCGGTGAAGAACGCCTCAAGCAACGTCTGCAGGCGGTTATCGAAACCAAGACCATGATCCTGGTGACTCACCGAGCTTCGCTGCTCAGTCTGGTGGATCGCTTGATCGTGATCGACCGGGGCCAGATTCTCGCTGATGGCCCTAAGGCCGCTGTGATGGAAGCGTTGAAGAAGGGGCAGATCAGTGTTGCTTAA